A genomic segment from Pollutimonas thiosulfatoxidans encodes:
- the bamA gene encoding outer membrane protein assembly factor BamA produces the protein MSSSRKFPFAKRVLPVLVALLLAPSFANAFTPFVVRDIQVNGIERVDAGTIFTYLPVKVGEQFTDAQAAEAIQRLYATGFFSDVKIDSVNDVLVVTVQERPTIASVSFNGMREFDSKEIIKSLGQVGFGQGRVFDRSMLERAEFELKQQYLSKGKYGVEINPIITPLPRNRVGVSFDIFEGDLAKISDIRIVGNEDFSQGTLLDEMELTTSGIMTWYTGTDKYSREKLEGDVERIRSFYLDRGYLEYSAEPPQVSISPDRQDIFVTLTLHEGEPYNVRSVKLAGDLLGLDDKIQPLVEVKEGETFSASKTNATVKAITDYLGTLGYAFANVNPNPVLDRDAHETDLTFYVDPGRRVYVRRIQIGGNTRTRDEVIRREMRQQEAAWYDAGNIKSSRDRVDRLGYFNDVNVHTTPVAGSPDQVDVNVDVKEKPTGLINLGVGYGSTDKLILSAGISQDNIFGSGNTLSLQVNTSKTNRAAIISHTDPYWTKDGISKTTSIYYRRTTPYDSRDSFGDYRVTAFGGGLNFGVPISEFDRVFTGVSFEHNKLSELSPQYTPQAYQDFVTEYGEATNSVIFNLGWSKDTRDSAIAPTEGSYTRLSGDLSTMDLRYYMLSAQQQYYLPLGRAYTVAFNGMVDWGKTYGSKSFPVIKNVYGGGIGSVRGYEGASLGPRDTLTNDYLGGSRRIVGNIQLYLPFPGASRDRTLRWFLFTDAGQIANTSGGACTGGINNHSVDPCGWKFSAGVGLSWQSPMGPLQLSFGRALNAKEGDDKQAFQFQIGTGF, from the coding sequence ATGTCGTCTAGCCGGAAATTCCCTTTTGCCAAACGAGTGCTGCCCGTATTGGTTGCCTTGTTGCTGGCGCCCAGTTTCGCGAACGCTTTCACCCCCTTCGTGGTACGTGACATCCAGGTCAATGGCATAGAGCGTGTCGATGCCGGCACGATCTTTACGTATCTGCCCGTCAAGGTAGGCGAACAGTTCACCGATGCTCAGGCCGCCGAGGCGATTCAGCGCTTGTACGCCACGGGCTTCTTCAGCGACGTCAAGATCGACAGCGTCAACGACGTGCTGGTGGTTACCGTACAAGAGCGACCCACGATTGCGTCGGTCAGCTTCAACGGCATGCGCGAGTTCGACTCGAAAGAAATCATCAAATCGCTGGGGCAGGTCGGTTTCGGGCAAGGCCGGGTTTTCGACCGTTCCATGCTGGAACGCGCCGAGTTCGAACTGAAGCAGCAGTATCTGTCCAAAGGCAAGTACGGGGTCGAGATCAACCCCATCATCACGCCACTGCCGCGCAATCGGGTTGGTGTCAGCTTCGATATCTTCGAAGGCGACCTGGCCAAGATCAGCGACATTCGTATCGTCGGCAACGAAGATTTCTCCCAAGGCACCTTGCTGGATGAAATGGAGCTCACCACCTCCGGCATCATGACCTGGTACACCGGCACGGATAAATATTCGCGCGAGAAGCTCGAGGGCGATGTCGAGCGAATACGCTCCTTCTATCTCGATCGCGGCTATCTGGAATATTCGGCCGAGCCGCCGCAGGTTTCGATCTCGCCCGACCGTCAAGATATCTTCGTCACGCTTACCTTGCACGAAGGCGAGCCCTACAACGTGCGCAGCGTCAAGCTGGCCGGCGACCTGCTCGGTCTGGACGACAAAATCCAGCCCCTGGTCGAAGTCAAAGAAGGCGAAACCTTCTCGGCTTCCAAGACCAACGCCACGGTCAAGGCCATTACCGATTACCTGGGTACCTTGGGCTACGCGTTTGCCAACGTCAATCCCAATCCCGTGCTCGATCGCGACGCGCACGAAACCGACCTTACCTTTTATGTCGATCCGGGCCGCCGAGTCTATGTGCGCCGGATCCAGATCGGCGGCAACACCCGCACCCGCGACGAAGTCATCCGGCGCGAAATGCGCCAGCAGGAAGCCGCCTGGTACGACGCCGGCAACATCAAGTCGTCGCGCGACCGCGTCGATCGCCTGGGCTACTTCAACGACGTCAATGTGCACACCACGCCGGTTGCCGGCTCGCCCGACCAGGTCGACGTCAATGTCGACGTGAAGGAAAAACCCACCGGCCTGATCAACCTGGGCGTGGGCTACGGTTCCACCGACAAGCTCATCTTGTCGGCCGGCATCAGCCAGGACAACATTTTTGGTAGCGGCAACACGTTGTCGCTACAGGTCAACACCAGCAAGACCAACCGTGCGGCCATTATTTCGCACACCGACCCATACTGGACCAAGGACGGCATCAGCAAGACCACGTCCATCTACTATCGTCGCACCACGCCCTACGACAGTCGCGATTCGTTTGGTGATTACCGCGTAACGGCTTTTGGCGGCGGCTTGAACTTCGGCGTGCCGATTTCCGAGTTCGATCGTGTCTTCACCGGCGTCAGCTTCGAGCACAACAAGCTTAGCGAACTCAGTCCTCAGTACACGCCACAGGCCTACCAGGATTTCGTTACCGAGTATGGCGAAGCGACCAATTCGGTCATCTTCAACCTGGGTTGGTCCAAAGACACGCGCGACAGCGCCATCGCGCCTACCGAAGGCAGCTACACAAGGTTGTCGGGCGATCTGTCCACCATGGATCTGCGCTATTACATGCTAAGCGCGCAGCAGCAGTATTATTTGCCGCTGGGCCGCGCCTATACGGTCGCCTTCAATGGTATGGTCGACTGGGGCAAGACCTACGGTAGCAAGAGCTTCCCCGTCATCAAGAACGTGTACGGCGGTGGTATCGGTTCGGTGCGTGGCTACGAGGGCGCATCGCTCGGACCGCGCGATACGCTTACTAACGACTACCTGGGCGGATCACGCCGTATTGTTGGTAATATTCAGCTGTACCTGCCCTTCCCGGGCGCCTCGCGCGATCGTACGCTGCGCTGGTTCCTGTTCACCGACGCGGGCCAGATTGCCAACACCAGTGGGGGTGCTTGCACGGGTGGTATAAATAACCACTCTGTAGACCCTTGCGGCTGGAAGTTCTCGGCCGGTGTGGGCCTGTCGTGGCAATCGCCCATGGGACCGCTGCAATTGTCCTTTGGCCGTGCTCTTAATGCCAAGGAAGGCGACGACAAACAAGCCTTCCAATTCCAGATCGGCACCGGTTTCTGA
- the rseP gene encoding RIP metalloprotease RseP, translated as MLFTLLAFAVALGVLITFHELGHYWVARRCGVRVLRFSVGFGRVLARRTDRHGTEWAVSAIPLGGYVKMMDEPGPGATAQEAAQAFNSKSLAQRSAIVVAGPVANLLLAAVLYTFLNLAGTNEPAPVLAAPQADTAAAMAGVQAGDRITAVNGRAVQSWGEARWQLTDAVTGGGRVELQVQTSEGAQRERLLHLTAGAIEPDGVDPMTEVGLALATPRPKVNAVNEGSAGQQAGLREGDVIVSIGQLQDPDAAEVVQAVQQHAEQTLSLTILRDGTPLTLNITPQSHTMEDGSQAGRIGVMLGADFPMVTVRYGPLDSMGRGISRTVDTVWLSLKMMGRMITGDVSLRNVSGPVTIADYAGQTARIGMAAYIGFLALISVSIGVLNLLPIPMLDGGHLMYYALEAVRGKPVPDKWLETGHRVGLGLLAALMSLAFFNDFSRLFS; from the coding sequence ATGCTGTTTACCTTATTAGCCTTCGCGGTCGCGCTTGGCGTCCTGATTACTTTCCACGAGCTGGGCCATTACTGGGTGGCGCGGCGCTGCGGCGTGCGCGTATTGCGCTTTTCAGTGGGCTTCGGTCGCGTGCTGGCGCGCCGCACGGACCGCCATGGTACCGAGTGGGCGGTGTCGGCCATCCCGCTGGGCGGCTATGTGAAGATGATGGATGAGCCGGGCCCGGGCGCCACGGCGCAAGAGGCCGCGCAAGCGTTCAACAGCAAAAGCCTCGCGCAGCGCAGCGCCATTGTGGTGGCAGGGCCGGTAGCGAACCTATTGCTGGCGGCGGTTCTCTATACGTTCCTGAATCTGGCGGGCACCAACGAGCCCGCGCCTGTGCTGGCTGCCCCGCAAGCCGATACCGCCGCCGCCATGGCAGGCGTTCAGGCGGGGGATCGCATCACGGCCGTCAATGGTCGGGCGGTGCAATCCTGGGGTGAGGCGCGTTGGCAACTGACCGACGCCGTGACCGGTGGTGGTCGCGTTGAGCTGCAAGTGCAAACCTCCGAAGGCGCGCAACGCGAGCGGCTGTTGCATCTGACGGCCGGAGCCATAGAGCCCGATGGCGTTGATCCCATGACGGAAGTTGGCCTGGCATTGGCGACACCGCGGCCGAAGGTCAATGCCGTTAATGAAGGAAGTGCGGGTCAGCAGGCGGGCCTGCGCGAGGGCGACGTCATCGTCAGCATCGGGCAATTGCAAGATCCGGACGCGGCCGAGGTTGTCCAGGCGGTGCAACAGCACGCCGAACAAACGCTGTCCTTGACCATATTGCGAGACGGTACACCGCTAACGCTGAACATCACGCCGCAAAGCCACACCATGGAAGACGGCTCGCAAGCAGGACGCATAGGCGTGATGCTGGGCGCGGACTTTCCCATGGTAACGGTGCGCTATGGGCCGCTGGACAGCATGGGCCGCGGCATCAGCCGCACCGTCGATACAGTCTGGCTATCCCTGAAGATGATGGGGCGCATGATCACAGGCGATGTTTCGCTGCGCAATGTCAGTGGGCCTGTGACCATTGCGGATTACGCCGGACAGACCGCGCGCATCGGCATGGCTGCCTACATAGGGTTTCTGGCACTAATCAGTGTTAGTATCGGCGTGTTAAATTTGTTGCCGATTCCTATGCTCGACGGTGGCCATCTCATGTACTACGCACTGGAAGCCGTTCGCGGCAAGCCGGTACCCGACAAATGGTTGGAAACCGGCCATCGCGTAGGCTTGGGCTTGCTAGCCGCGCTAATGAGCCTGGCCTTTTTCAATGATTTTTCGCGTCTTTTCAGTTAG
- the dxr gene encoding 1-deoxy-D-xylulose-5-phosphate reductoisomerase: MLQQRICVLGSTGSIGVNTLDVIARHPETLSIYALSAHSRIEQLAAQASATGARVVIVPDEAARKRFLHAWPAGQHPVPEIRIGQQALCDTVAEAEVTTVMAAIVGAAGLPSALAAAAAGKRVLLANKEALVAAGSLFMRTVRDCGAELLPIDSEHNAIFQCMPQSGRATAPTQPARGVRRLLLTASGGPFRTTALDQLASVTPDQACAHPNWTMGRKISVDSATMLNKGLEVIEAHWLFAMPVDRIQVVIHPQSMVHSMVEYEDGSILAQLGQPDMRTPIAYGLGFPERIDSGVGLLALTALGRLDFEEPNFDRFPCLRLSFDALATGQAACVALNAANEIAVDCFLNSRIRYTEIAGVIEACLDRITGMPSTGLDSLDDVLALDARSRRIAAELCLQKA; this comes from the coding sequence ATGTTGCAGCAACGCATATGTGTCCTGGGTTCTACCGGCTCCATCGGCGTCAATACCCTGGATGTCATTGCCCGACACCCCGAAACCCTCTCCATTTATGCGCTCAGCGCGCATAGCCGTATCGAGCAGTTGGCGGCACAGGCCAGCGCCACGGGGGCCCGCGTTGTCATCGTGCCCGATGAGGCCGCGCGCAAGCGCTTTCTGCACGCCTGGCCGGCCGGCCAGCATCCTGTACCGGAAATCCGAATAGGGCAGCAAGCCCTGTGCGATACGGTTGCCGAGGCCGAAGTGACCACCGTCATGGCGGCCATCGTCGGCGCAGCCGGGCTGCCGTCGGCACTCGCCGCCGCTGCCGCCGGCAAGCGGGTATTGCTGGCCAACAAAGAAGCCCTGGTTGCAGCAGGCAGCTTGTTCATGCGTACGGTGCGCGACTGCGGCGCCGAGTTGCTGCCCATAGACAGCGAACACAACGCCATATTTCAATGCATGCCGCAGTCGGGCAGGGCTACCGCGCCCACGCAACCCGCGCGCGGTGTACGCCGGCTGCTGTTGACGGCCTCGGGCGGACCTTTCCGCACCACCGCTCTCGATCAACTGGCCAGCGTGACCCCCGACCAGGCTTGCGCCCACCCCAACTGGACCATGGGCCGCAAGATCTCCGTGGACTCGGCCACCATGCTTAACAAGGGCCTGGAGGTCATTGAAGCGCATTGGCTGTTTGCCATGCCCGTGGATCGCATCCAGGTCGTTATCCATCCGCAAAGCATGGTGCACTCGATGGTGGAGTACGAAGACGGGTCCATATTGGCTCAGTTGGGCCAGCCCGACATGCGCACACCGATTGCCTATGGCTTGGGCTTTCCCGAGCGCATTGACAGCGGTGTGGGCCTGTTGGCCTTGACTGCTTTGGGTCGCCTGGACTTCGAAGAGCCCAACTTCGACCGCTTTCCCTGCCTGCGACTGTCATTCGATGCGCTGGCCACTGGGCAGGCCGCTTGTGTAGCCTTGAACGCCGCCAACGAAATTGCCGTCGACTGCTTCTTGAACAGCCGCATTCGCTATACTGAAATCGCCGGGGTTATCGAAGCTTGCCTGGATCGCATCACCGGCATGCCCAGTACCGGCCTCGATTCACTGGACGATGTACTGGCACTCGATGCCCGTTCACGCCGCATAGCTGCCGAACTCTGCCTCCAGAAGGCCTGA
- a CDS encoding phosphatidate cytidylyltransferase, with the protein MLKQRVITAIIMLAVLLGTLLAPTAWPLVALLSLIAACTLWEWLRLTLPNCVSKAAGIIAAVVGLGLLWLGNAWLAATPVAWSSLMQAHLNLWLLPLVTLVWIVVGTAMVVRGQAQQRSGQVWLSVFGVLAVVAVWGASVQMYMLRGAWFLVSLLALIWFADIAAYFTGKALGRRKLAPRVSPGKTWEGAAGGVAAATIWVLLTTLWPGSFGAVLAERWPVWLVVLIAIFLASLSIVGDLFESLLKRRAGVKDSSQLLPGHGGVYDRIDALLPVAPLALLLTGTTL; encoded by the coding sequence ATGCTGAAGCAGCGCGTCATTACGGCGATCATCATGCTTGCCGTGCTTCTCGGTACGCTGCTCGCCCCGACCGCGTGGCCACTGGTTGCGTTGCTGTCGCTGATCGCGGCATGCACCCTCTGGGAGTGGCTGCGCCTGACGCTGCCCAATTGCGTCTCGAAAGCCGCCGGCATCATTGCCGCCGTGGTGGGGCTGGGACTGCTGTGGCTGGGCAATGCCTGGCTTGCCGCCACGCCGGTAGCCTGGAGCAGCCTGATGCAGGCGCATCTGAATCTATGGCTCTTGCCGCTGGTTACCCTGGTCTGGATCGTTGTCGGCACGGCCATGGTGGTCCGCGGTCAGGCGCAGCAGCGCAGCGGCCAGGTATGGTTGAGCGTGTTCGGCGTATTGGCCGTGGTAGCGGTGTGGGGCGCCAGCGTCCAGATGTATATGCTGCGCGGCGCATGGTTCCTGGTGTCGCTGCTGGCACTCATCTGGTTTGCCGATATCGCCGCTTACTTCACCGGCAAGGCCTTGGGCCGCCGCAAGCTGGCTCCGCGCGTCAGCCCCGGGAAAACCTGGGAAGGCGCCGCTGGCGGCGTTGCCGCAGCCACCATCTGGGTTTTGCTAACCACGTTGTGGCCCGGAAGTTTCGGCGCGGTACTTGCAGAGCGCTGGCCGGTATGGCTGGTCGTGTTGATCGCTATATTCCTTGCCTCCTTGTCCATCGTGGGTGATTTGTTCGAGTCCTTGCTGAAGCGGCGTGCCGGCGTGAAAGATTCCAGCCAGTTGCTTCCCGGCCATGGTGGCGTGTATGACCGCATCGATGCCTTGCTACCCGTCGCACCCCTGGCCTTGCTGCTGACCGGGACCACACTATGA
- the uppS gene encoding polyprenyl diphosphate synthase, whose translation MPVSSTLAVPTSTDTPRHIAVIMDGNGRWATRRFLPRTAGHVRGVQAVRRAVEACGRRGVEYLTLFAFSSENWRRPPDEVSLLMRLFIQTLEKEVTKLEEQGVRLRIVGDLSPFEPKLRELIRKAEQRTEHNTALHLTIAANYGGRWDILQAMRRLLRERPDLATDPESIDETLLADYLSMAYAPEPDLFIRTGGEQRISNFLVWQLAYTELYFSQDYWPDFGAKELDAAFEWYRTRERRFGRTSAQVAGKN comes from the coding sequence ATGCCTGTCAGCTCCACCCTGGCGGTGCCTACGAGCACTGATACGCCACGCCATATCGCCGTCATCATGGACGGGAACGGACGTTGGGCAACTCGGCGCTTCTTGCCCAGAACTGCCGGCCATGTGCGCGGGGTGCAGGCGGTTCGCCGGGCGGTCGAGGCCTGCGGCAGGCGTGGGGTGGAATACCTCACGCTGTTTGCCTTCAGTTCCGAGAACTGGCGTCGTCCGCCTGACGAAGTGTCGTTGTTGATGCGTCTGTTTATCCAGACCCTCGAAAAAGAGGTCACCAAGCTGGAAGAGCAGGGCGTGCGCCTGCGCATTGTGGGCGATCTGTCACCGTTCGAACCCAAGTTGCGCGAGCTTATCCGCAAGGCTGAACAGCGCACCGAACACAATACGGCGCTGCATCTGACTATCGCTGCCAATTATGGTGGTCGCTGGGATATCCTGCAGGCCATGCGTCGACTGCTGCGCGAGCGGCCCGACCTGGCCACGGATCCGGAAAGCATCGACGAAACCTTGCTGGCCGATTATCTGTCGATGGCTTATGCCCCCGAGCCCGACCTGTTCATCCGCACTGGCGGTGAGCAGCGCATCTCGAATTTCCTGGTCTGGCAACTGGCCTATACTGAACTGTATTTTTCGCAAGACTACTGGCCGGACTTTGGCGCCAAAGAACTCGACGCCGCCTTCGAATGGTACAGAACACGCGAGCGCCGCTTCGGGCGCACCAGCGCCCAGGTGGCTGGAAAGAACTAG
- the frr gene encoding ribosome recycling factor: MSLSEVRKSAETRMGKSIETLKVNLSKIRTGRAHAGILDHVMVEYYGSPVPVSQVANVNLMDARTINVQVWEKNMAGPVEKAIRESDLGLNPISMGDSIRVPMPALTEERRRDLTKVVRTEGEDAKIAVRNLRRDSNDTLKKLVKDKEISEDDERRMQEEVQKLTDKHVAEIDKLVTQKEAEIMTV; the protein is encoded by the coding sequence ATGAGTCTTTCAGAGGTCAGGAAGTCGGCCGAAACCCGCATGGGCAAGTCCATCGAAACGCTCAAGGTCAACTTGTCCAAGATCCGGACCGGTCGTGCGCATGCAGGCATACTGGACCATGTCATGGTCGAATACTATGGCTCGCCCGTGCCGGTCAGCCAGGTCGCCAATGTCAATCTCATGGACGCACGCACCATCAATGTGCAGGTCTGGGAGAAAAACATGGCGGGCCCGGTCGAAAAAGCCATCCGCGAGTCCGACCTGGGCCTGAACCCCATCTCCATGGGCGACAGCATCCGTGTTCCCATGCCGGCTCTTACCGAAGAACGTCGCCGCGATCTGACCAAGGTCGTGCGCACCGAAGGCGAAGACGCAAAGATCGCCGTGCGCAATCTGCGCCGCGACTCCAACGATACGCTCAAGAAGCTGGTCAAGGACAAGGAAATCTCCGAGGACGACGAGCGTCGCATGCAGGAAGAGGTGCAAAAGCTCACCGACAAGCATGTGGCCGAAATCGACAAACTTGTCACGCAGAAAGAAGCGGAGATCATGACGGTATAG
- the pyrH gene encoding UMP kinase: MTTRSYKRVLLKLSGEALMGEDAFGINRSTILRMTEEIAEVAALGVELAIVIGGGNIFRGVAPGAQGMDRATADYMGMMATVMNALALQDALKHRGIDTRVQSALNIDQVVEPYIRPKALRYLEEGKVVVFAAGTGNPFFTTDTAAALRGAEIGAEIVLKATKVDGIYSADPNKDPGATRYSRISFDEAIVRRLEVMDATAFALCRDQKLPIKVFSINKPGALKRAVSGEDEGTLVHV, translated from the coding sequence ATGACCACCCGATCGTATAAGCGTGTTCTCCTCAAACTGTCCGGCGAAGCGCTGATGGGAGAGGACGCCTTTGGGATCAATCGATCAACCATCTTGCGCATGACCGAAGAAATCGCCGAGGTCGCCGCCCTGGGCGTCGAACTGGCCATCGTGATCGGTGGCGGCAATATTTTTCGGGGCGTGGCGCCCGGCGCCCAGGGCATGGACCGTGCCACCGCCGACTACATGGGCATGATGGCTACCGTCATGAACGCTCTGGCGCTGCAAGACGCGCTCAAGCACCGCGGCATCGACACTCGCGTGCAGTCCGCCCTGAACATCGACCAGGTGGTCGAGCCCTACATCCGCCCCAAGGCCTTGCGCTACCTCGAAGAGGGCAAGGTAGTGGTATTTGCCGCCGGCACAGGCAACCCTTTCTTTACAACCGATACGGCCGCCGCGTTGCGCGGTGCTGAAATCGGTGCTGAAATCGTCTTGAAGGCAACCAAGGTCGATGGCATCTACAGCGCCGACCCCAATAAAGATCCCGGTGCCACCCGTTATTCGCGCATCAGTTTCGACGAAGCCATCGTGCGCCGGCTGGAAGTCATGGACGCCACGGCATTTGCGCTGTGCCGCGATCAGAAACTGCCCATCAAGGTTTTTTCCATCAACAAGCCCGGTGCGCTCAAGCGTGCCGTGAGCGGTGAAGACGAAGGCACACTGGTACACGTTTGA
- the tsf gene encoding translation elongation factor Ts — MAQITASMVKELREKTDAPMMECKKALTEADGDLARAEEILRVKLGSKASKAASRVTAEGLIGLHIAADSKHGAVIEINCETDFVAKNDDFIDFVAKLAELVADKNPADVAALNALAFGEGTVETTRAALVGKIGENVAVRRFERFETENKLASYVHGGKIGVLVDFSGPDEAGKDLAMHIAATKPKALDASGVAAADIAAERSVAEQKAAESGKPAEIVSKMVEGSVQKFLKEVTLLSQPFVKNDKQTVEQMLKEKSATISRFALYVVGEGLEKKSEDFAAEVAAAAAGNA, encoded by the coding sequence GTGGCCCAAATTACCGCATCCATGGTTAAAGAACTGCGCGAGAAAACCGACGCCCCCATGATGGAGTGCAAGAAGGCGCTCACCGAGGCGGACGGCGATCTGGCTCGCGCTGAAGAGATTCTCCGCGTCAAGCTGGGCAGCAAGGCCAGCAAGGCAGCCAGCCGCGTCACCGCCGAAGGCCTGATCGGGCTGCACATCGCCGCCGACAGCAAGCATGGCGCCGTAATCGAAATCAACTGCGAAACCGACTTTGTCGCCAAGAACGACGATTTCATCGACTTCGTGGCCAAGCTGGCCGAACTGGTTGCCGACAAGAACCCCGCCGACGTGGCAGCGCTGAACGCCTTGGCTTTCGGTGAAGGCACGGTTGAAACCACCCGCGCTGCGCTGGTCGGAAAGATCGGCGAGAACGTCGCTGTGCGCCGCTTCGAACGCTTCGAGACCGAGAACAAGCTGGCCAGCTACGTGCATGGCGGCAAGATCGGTGTGTTGGTCGACTTCTCCGGCCCCGATGAAGCCGGCAAGGATCTGGCCATGCATATTGCTGCCACCAAGCCCAAGGCGCTGGACGCCAGCGGTGTTGCCGCAGCCGATATCGCTGCAGAGCGTTCGGTCGCCGAACAAAAGGCTGCCGAATCCGGAAAGCCCGCCGAGATCGTCAGCAAGATGGTCGAAGGTTCTGTCCAGAAGTTCCTCAAGGAAGTCACCCTGCTGTCCCAGCCGTTCGTCAAGAACGACAAGCAAACCGTCGAGCAGATGCTCAAAGAGAAAAGCGCCACCATCTCGCGCTTCGCACTCTATGTCGTAGGCGAAGGCCTCGAGAAGAAGTCGGAAGACTTTGCCGCAGAAGTCGCCGCGGCTGCCGCTGGCAACGCCTGA
- the rpsB gene encoding 30S ribosomal protein S2: MSLMREMLEAGVHFGHQTRYWNPKMAPFIFGQRNKIHIVNLEQTVVKFQEAAKFVRQIAARGGSVLFVGTKRAARELVAAEAARCGMPYVDSRWLGGMMTNFKTVKTSVKRLKEMEAQIADGATERMSKKEALMFDRELEKLNKAIGGIKDMNTLPDALFVIDVGYHKIAIAEARTLGIPVVAVVDTNHSPDGVEHIIPGNDDSAKAIALYARGMADAVLEGREQNLNGLVEEITEGEEFVEVEEERE; encoded by the coding sequence ATGTCGTTAATGCGCGAAATGCTAGAAGCCGGTGTGCACTTTGGCCACCAGACCCGTTACTGGAACCCCAAGATGGCGCCGTTCATCTTTGGTCAGCGTAACAAGATCCACATCGTCAACCTCGAACAGACGGTCGTTAAATTCCAGGAAGCAGCCAAGTTCGTGCGCCAGATCGCCGCACGTGGCGGCAGCGTGTTGTTTGTCGGCACCAAGCGCGCTGCCCGCGAACTCGTGGCCGCCGAAGCTGCACGTTGCGGCATGCCTTACGTAGACAGCCGTTGGCTGGGTGGCATGATGACCAACTTCAAAACGGTCAAGACTTCGGTCAAGCGCCTGAAAGAAATGGAAGCGCAGATCGCCGACGGCGCCACCGAGCGCATGAGCAAAAAAGAAGCGCTCATGTTTGATCGCGAACTCGAAAAGCTCAACAAGGCTATCGGTGGCATCAAAGACATGAACACCTTGCCTGACGCCCTGTTCGTCATCGACGTTGGCTACCACAAGATTGCCATCGCCGAAGCTCGTACGCTGGGTATTCCAGTCGTCGCGGTTGTCGACACCAACCACTCGCCCGACGGCGTGGAACACATCATTCCCGGTAACGACGACTCGGCCAAGGCCATTGCCTTGTATGCCCGTGGCATGGCCGACGCCGTGCTGGAAGGCCGCGAACAGAACCTGAACGGTCTGGTTGAAGAAATCACCGAAGGCGAAGAGTTCGTCGAGGTCGAAGAAGAGCGCGAATAA
- the map gene encoding type I methionyl aminopeptidase produces the protein MSSLVTDPADLDKMRAACQAAASTLDFLAPHVKAGITTGELDRLCLEFITDELKVESATVGYAPPGYTPFPASICTSVNHVICHGIPGEKVLKNGDIMNIDVTVIKDGWFGDTSRMYYIGEPSILARRLTETTYECMWLGIEQVRPGGSLGDIGHAIQQHAEKQGFSVVREYCGHGVGRKFHQDPQVLHYGKPGTGVKLQPGMIFTIEPMINAGRKDIRTLADGWTVVTRDHSLSAQWEHSVLVTDTGYEILTVSPDMPAPPPFVAAA, from the coding sequence ATGAGTAGTCTCGTTACCGACCCCGCCGATCTCGACAAAATGCGCGCCGCTTGCCAAGCTGCAGCCTCCACCCTGGACTTCCTGGCGCCTCACGTAAAAGCGGGAATCACCACAGGCGAGCTCGACCGGCTTTGCCTTGAATTCATCACCGATGAGCTCAAGGTCGAGTCCGCCACCGTCGGTTATGCGCCTCCTGGGTATACGCCTTTTCCCGCGTCCATCTGCACGTCGGTCAATCATGTGATCTGCCATGGCATTCCCGGCGAGAAAGTCCTGAAAAACGGCGACATCATGAATATCGACGTTACGGTCATCAAGGATGGCTGGTTTGGCGACACCAGCCGCATGTACTACATCGGTGAGCCATCGATACTTGCCAGGCGTCTTACCGAAACCACGTACGAATGCATGTGGCTGGGCATCGAGCAAGTGCGCCCGGGCGGTTCGCTGGGCGACATCGGGCATGCCATCCAGCAGCACGCCGAAAAGCAGGGCTTCTCCGTTGTGCGCGAGTACTGCGGCCATGGCGTGGGACGCAAATTCCATCAAGACCCGCAGGTGCTGCATTACGGCAAGCCGGGTACCGGCGTGAAACTGCAGCCGGGCATGATCTTCACGATCGAACCCATGATCAACGCCGGGCGCAAAGATATCCGCACCCTGGCAGACGGCTGGACGGTCGTAACGCGCGATCACAGCTTGTCGGCACAATGGGAGCACAGTGTCCTGGTCACCGACACGGGCTACGAGATCCTGACCGTGTCCCCCGACATGCCGGCGCCGCCGCCCTTCGTCGCGGCAGCCTGA